The Streptomyces sp. NBC_00659 genomic interval CGAGGCGGACGGCACCCCGACCGGCGCGTACGACGGTGTGAGCGTCGGCGAGATCCAGGTGCGCGGGCCGAATCTGTTCACCGAGTACCTGAACCGGCCCGACGCCACCGCCGCCGCTCACACGGCGGACGGCTGGTTCCGCACGGGCGACATGGCGGTCCTCGACCCCGACGGTTCGGTCCGTATCGTCGGCCGCAAGGCCACCGACCTGATCAAGAGCGGCGGCTACAAGATCGGCGCGGGCGAGATCGAGAACGCGCTCCTCGAACACCCGGGGGTGCGCGAGGCCGCCGTCGCCGGGGAACCGGACGCCGACCTCGGTGAGCGCGTCGCGGCCTGGATCGTCCCGCTCGACCCGCACGCGCCGCCGTCCGCCGACGCGCTCGCCGACCACGTCGCCCGCCTGCTGGCCCCGCACAAGCGGCCTCGCACCGTGCGTTTCCTGGACGAGCTGCCCCGCAACGACATGGGCAAGATCCTGAAGCGGGAGCTGCCGCGTGACTGAACGGATCTCGGCCCGTGAGGCCATCGCCCTGGTCACCGACAGCTTCGCCGAACTCCCCTCCTCCGACGGCGGGTTCCCGCCCGACGGCCCGCTCTCCTGGGAGGGGTACGGCGAGGCGCGGGCGCGCGCCGCGGACCGCACCGGCGAGGAGGAGTCCGTCGTCTGCGGCACCGCGACCTTCGGGACGGCGAGTTTCGGCACCACGATCGACGGCAGGGCTCCGCTCGGTCCGGTCACCGCCGTCCTCGTCGCCTTCGAGTTCGGCTTCCTCGGCGGTTCCCTCGGAGAACGCACCGGGGACCGTCTGGAGGCGGCCTACGACCATGCCCGTACGCACCGGCTGCCCGTCGTCTCGCTCGTCGCCACGGGCGGCAGCCGGATGCAGGAGGGCATGCTCGCGCTGACCCAGCTCCAGCGGGTGGCACGGCAGTCGGCGCTCACCAGGGAGGCGGGACTCGCGCAGATCGCGGTCCTGCGGGACCCGACGACGGGCGGCGGCTGGGCCACGCTCGGCGCGGGCGCCGATGTGACCCTGGCGCTGCCGGGCGCCCAGGTCGCCTTCGCGGGCTCCCGGGTCCGCCCGCCCGACGCGGACCCGGCCGCGTACACGGCCGAGGCGCAGGTCGCGGCGGGCTCGGTCGACGCCCTGGTACCGAAGGACGGGCTGCGGGAGGCGCTCGCCCTGTGGCTGGACCTGCTCACCCGGCCCGCCGGCGGGGCGGCGCCCGTCCCGGCCGCGCTGGGCGAGGCGGCCGATCTGCCCGCGACCGGCTGGGACGCGGTGCGGCGCGCCCGGGCCGCCGAACGGCCGCGCGCCGAAGCCTACTTGGACTCGTACTTCACCCGCCGGGTCGCGATCGGCGGGGACCGCTGCGGCGGCACGGACGACGGCGTGCTGTGCGGCTTCGGCCGCGCGTACGACGGGCGGACCGTCGCGTACGCCGCACAGCGCGGGACCCCGACCCGTCCCGCCGGATACCGCACGGCCGCCCGGCTGGTCCGGATGGCTGGACGGCTCGGCATCCCGGTGCTGACGCTGGTGGACACCCCCGGCGCCGCGAACGACGCGCTCGCCGAGCGGCAGGGGGCCGGCGCGGCGATCGCGGACCTGTTCGCGGCGGTCGCCACGGCCCGGACTCCCGTCACCACGCTGGTGATCGGCGAGGGCGGTTCGGGCGGTGCGCTGGCGCTGGCCGCTCCGGGCAACACCTGGGCCACGCCGGACAGTTACTTCTCCGTCATCGCGCCGGAGTCGGCGGCCGCCATCCTCAAGCGGCCCGCCGACGAGGTCCGGGCCACGGCGGCTCAACTGCGGCTCCGGCCGCAGGATCTGCTGGACCTGGGAGTGATCCGGGGCATCTCGCCGCACCGCACCGGAGGGTGAACGGACGACGGCCGTCGGTTCCTCCCTCCCAAGAGGGACCGACGGCCGTCCGCTCGGTGGGCCACCAGCGCGGTGGCCGCCCTGATCGGGCGTTCGCGGGGACGTGGGCCGGGCGGCGGGCTCTCCCCCGGGGAGCCCGCCGCCCGGCGGCCGGTCACCGGACGCCCACCGCCCGGATGGTCTCCTGGCCGACCGTGCCGCCCCGGTCGTCGCGGGCGGAGGCCCGCAGCGACACGAACCCGGCGCCGCGCGGCACGTTCAGCGTGCCCTGCCAGCGGGCCTTGCCGCCGCCGGTGAGCGGGACCGTCTTCCAGGTCGTCCCGTCGTCGTAGGAGACCTCCAGCTTTCCGCCCCCGATGGTGCCGGTGCCGGGCGCGCCCTTCACGTACTCGGCGTAGACGCTCACCGGGACCCGGCCGCCGCGCACGTCACCCGCGAGGTCCGTGTCGATGTCGTAGCCGAGGTTGATGAGCGGGAGGAACGTGTAGTGGTCCTCGGGGGTGGCCGCCGAGCGGACGGTCCACTCGGTGTGGCCCTTCGTGGAGAGCTTCCAGCGCTCCGGGTCGAGGGTGGTGTCCGTGACGACCTTGTAGGTGTGCTCGTCGGCGGGCGCGTCCCAGACGTATCCGGCGGAGCTCTTCCCCTGGTCGACCAGGACACCGTCCTGATAGACCTCGGTGAACTGCGTCATCCCGGTGTCCTCGCTCCACACGTCGCCGAAGCCGGTGTGGTCGGGACCGGAGTCGCCCCAGCCGGGTGTGTTGAACCGGATGTCGTTGCCCGCGCGCTGCTGGCCCCAGCCCAGTCCGGTGCCGAGCCAGGGGTGCCGGACGGGCTTGAACCAGTTCAGGGTCTCGTGGCTGCCGCCCCGGTAGGGGACCAGGCCGCTGCGCTCCTCCAGCGCTCCGTCCCCGACGTACGAGGACTCCGTCCAGGTCTGTCCGGGGCCGGTGGAGACGTAGTCGGTCCGCTCGGCCGGGTAGTCGATCCGCTCCTGGAAGCCGAGGCCGATGGGGAAGGGGTCGGCGATCGACCAGCGGAACTCGCTGCCCGGGACGGGCTTCGCGGCGTGGAACCTGGCGTCCAGCACGGCCAGTTCACCGCGCTTGGGTTCGTAGGTGAGACTCCGGTCCGGCACGGCGTTCCTGTAGCCGTGCGAAAGGTCGTACACGTAGGGCGTGTTGCGCGTGCCGGTCATGTCGACGGTCCGGGTCGCGCGCAGTCGTGCCGCGTCCGCCGCGTTGACGGTGGCGATCTGCAGCGGCCGGTTCTCGTTGTCGTCCGTGCCGAACCAGGCGTTGAGGCGTCCCGCCTTGTCGTCGGTGACGAACAGGGCCTTGGCTCCCGCGTCCTGGGCCGCCTGGGCGAGCGCGGACGGGTCGGCGCCGTCGGTGAGCCGGGCGAGGACGGCCTTGCCGCTCACCCCGGTGAACGGCCCGTCCCCGACGTCGGCCAGCGGCAGCCTGCTGCGGCCCTCGATCAGGGTGCCGCCCGGCTGGGCGACGGCCTCCTTGACGCCCGCGACCTCGAGGAGCGGCTTCCCGAGCCGCCACACGGTCCGGTAGTCGAAGGTGCCCTCGGTGACCTTCGGGGTCGGCGCGGCGAAGATGCTGTCGTACTTGACGGGTACCTGGATCGCGTCGAACAGGTCGGAGCCGCCGCCGTTGCGGTCGTACTCCATGAGGAGCTGCCGGGTCTCGGTGCGCCGGTCGACCTTCGCGCTGATCTCCCGCAACGTCCGCCCGTCCAGGGTGACTTCGCGGTCCTGGTCGAGAGTGATCTGGGGTGCGGCGAGGAAGCCGACGCCGAGAGAGTCGGCGCCGTGGCTGCCGCGTACGTCGAGGAAGGACGTGAGGCTGTACGTGCCGGGCCTCAGCCGCAGTTCCAGGGTGCCGGAGTCTCCGACGGAGGCGGAGTACGCGTCGACGTCCTGCGCCAGCTGCTGCACCGCGAGATAGGCAGCCGTCGGGGCGCCGTCCCGGTCCTTCACGTGGACGGTGAGCGTGTACCGCTCCTCCTCCTTGACCAGCCCGAACGCGGTGTGTGCGACGGGCGTGCCGTCCACCGACGCCACGATCCGCCCCGAGGTCTCGCCCACCGGCGCCTTCGAGCCGTCGCCGGTGACCGTGGTGGACGCGGTGCCGTGCGCGGGCACCGTGAGCGTGGTGTCGGCGAGGGTGGCGACACCCTCGCCGGCCCCCTCCGCGGCGAGCGTCAACCGCACCGCCGCGTCGGAGGAGTTGGTGTAGGTGAGCGTCCGGGTGACCGGCTTGTCGTCCTCGTAGGGCCAGCTGTAGAAGCCGAGGTCGGCGCTGCCGGTGGCGGTGATCTTCGCGTCGACCGCGTCCGGGACGCTCACCCGGCCGGAGCCCAACTGGTAGGCAGAGGCGTCGAGTTGCTTCGACGTCGACATCAGCGCGTCCTTGAGCCGGGCGCCGGTCCAGTCGGGGTGTTCCTGGGCGAGCAGCACGGCCACGCCGGCGACGTGCGGTGTCGCCATCGACGTACCGCTCATGGAGGTGTAGTAGCCGCTGCCGCTCACGAGCTGGGAGCGGGCGGCGAGGATGCCGACGCCGGGTGCGGAGAGGTCGGGCTTGAGCGCGTTGTCGCCGTAGCGGGGCCCGGCGCTGGTGAAGTAGGCGGCGTCATCGTTGGAGTCCACCGCGCCGACGGTCAGGGCGGAGTCGGCGGCGCCGGGCGAGCCGATGGAGGAGCGGGCGCCGGTGTTGCCGGCCGCGATGACGAAGAGGGCGCCGGTCTCCTCGGAGAGGGTGTCGACGGCTGCGGCCATGGGGTCGGTGCCGTCGCTGGGCTCGGTCGAGCCGAGGCTCATCGAGATCACTTTGGCGTGCACGTCGCGCGCGGCCCACTCCATGCCGGCGATGATCTGCGACTCGCTGCCCGAACCCTGGTCGCTGAGCACCTTGCCGACGGCGAGCGTGGCCTCGGGCGCGACGCCCTGCTCCTTGCCGTCGGATGCGGCGCCGGTGCCGCCCACGGTGGAGGTGACGTGCGTGCCGTGCCCGTTGCGGTCGGCGACCTCCTGCCCGTCGATGAAGCTCTTGGTCTGCGAGACCCGGCCCGCCAGGTCGGGGTGGCTCGTGTCGACGCCGGTGTCGAGGACGGCGACGGTCACGCCCTTGCCGGTGAGCCCGGCCTCCCAGGCCTTCGGGGTGCCGATCTGCGCGTTGCTCCCGGCCATGTCGGCCTCGACCCGCCCGTCGAGCCAGACTTTGCCGATCCCCGCCTGACGGGTCATCGCCTTCCAGAAGGTCCGGCCCTTGTCCGCGTCGACGGCCGCGCCGCGGATGCTCGGCAGCGAGCGGGTCCGCTCGGCCCCGCCCGGGACCGTGGTCCGCGCCTTCGGGTCGTACGTCACGATCAGCGGCAGTTCGCCCGTCTGCCGGTCGGTGAGCCCCTGCCGTATCAGCTCGCTCACGTCGAACAGCCGCCGGTCGAGGGTGCCGGCCCGCAGATACGGCAGCGCCTCGTCCGGTACGACGGTGACGGCGCCGTCGGCGACCTGGGTGCGCACGGCCCCGTCGGCCCCGCGGGGGCGTACGACGGAGACGGTCTTCTTTCCGCCGCCGACGTCGGTGACGGTCACCTTGTCGCCGGTCACGAGGGTGACGGTGTGCGCGGCACCGGCGGCACTCGCCTTCGCCGGGGCGCCGGTGGTCCCGGGGTCCGCGGTGTCCGCGGCGGCGAGGGCGCCGGCCTGCCCCGTGGGCAACAGGGCGAGCACGAGCCCGGCCGACAGCAGCGCCGCCGGACGTATCAGTGGTCCTCTGGTCATTCATGGCCTCTCTTCGTCGGCCGTGCGCGCGCCGGGCAGGGGGTGGCGCCCGGTGCTTGCGAAGAGTGTCGGGGGGCTCGTGCCGCGAAGGCGCCGACGAAGCCTGGCGGGAAGGCGCCCTGGCGGCTTCCCGCCAGGACATGCCGGTAGGAGCCGCAGAAACCGGGACAGCCCCCAAGTGGCGAGGCCGAGTTCGGCGATCGAGTGGGGCGGTCCCGGGGATCGGGTCGGGGGCCGGGTCCGGGGAACGAGTCGGACCACCCGTCCGGCGGCACCTCGCCCGGCCGTCCAAAAGGGGCGCCGCCCTCCCCACGCCCGCAGGATGCGAGAGAGGACCGCCGCCCGGCGGAGCCCCACGGTCTGCGCTCTCGGGAGGACCTGCCATGACCGCCAGTCTGGAGCAGCTGCGCCGCTGTCACTTCGCCGTCGACCTGGGCGCCTCGCGGACCCGTGTCTGGGTGCGGGGCGTGGGCCTGGTCGTCGATCAGCCGAGCGTCGCGGCGATCAACACGAAGACGGGCGCGCTGATCGCGGTCGGGGAGTTCGCGGAGCGCATGACGGGCCGTACGCCCGACTACATCCGGGTGGTGCGCCCGGTGTCCGGCGGCACCGTCGTCGACATCGACATGGCCCAGCGGATGCTGCGCAATCTGCTCGGCGACAAGGTCCGGCGCACCCTGCGCCGCAAGCCCCGGCTGCGGGCCGCGGCCTGCACGCCGCACGACGCGGACCCGCTGGCGCAGCGCGCCACGATCGAGACGCTGGTCGGGCTGGGGGCGCGGCGGGTCGAGCTCGTCGACACGCTGATCGCCGCGGCGGTCGGCTGCGGGCTGCCCGTCGAGCGGCCCGAAGCCACCATGATCATGGTCTGCGGGGCCGCCGCGACCCAGCTCGCCGTGCTGTCGCTGGGTTCGATCGTCACCGCCGAACGCATCCCGGTCGGCGGTGAGGCCGTGGACCACGCGATCGTCCAGCACCTGCGCCACCAGCACGAGCTGATGCTGCCGAGTCAGGCCGTACGGCCCCTTCAGCTCGCCCTCTCCGGGAACGGGCTGACCCCGCACGGACCGGCCCTGACCGAGATCCACGGGCGGGACGTGGCGACCGGGCTGGCGCGTTCCGTGAAGGTCGACACCGCCGCCGTACGCCTGGCGATCGAGACACCGCTGACCGCCGTGCTGGACGGTGTCGGCAAGGTGCTGCGGTCCTGCCCGCCCGATCTGGTGGCCGATGTCGCCGACCGCGGGATCATGATGGTCGGCGGCAGCGCGCTGCTCCCCGGGCTCGACCAGATGCTCCGGCAGGCGACCGGTGTACCCGTCCACATCGCCGAGCGGCCCGACGTCTGTGCCGTCCAGGGGCTCGGCTACATGCTGGAGGGCAAGATCGAGCCGATGGTCCTGAACCCGCTGGCGAACTGACGAACCGGCGTCCGAGGGCCTCGCATGACCGACCCCGCGCCCGGTCTCACACCCCTCCTGGAAGCGGTCCTCAGCGTCGGCACCGAGCTCGAACTGCGCGCGACCCTCCAGCGGATCGTGGACGCCGCCGCCGAGCTGACCGGGGCCCGGTACGCGGCGCTGGGGATGCGGGATCCGGGGCGGGACGGGCTGGTACGGATCCGCACGGCGAGCCCGCACATCCCGGAGACGGGCCCTCGGCCCGAGGAGCCGGAAGCACCTGAGGAGCCGAAGGCACCCGAGGAGCCGGAGACGCAAGGGTCTTCCGGGTCTTCCGGCGCTCCCGGACACCCCGTCACTTCCGGGCCCCCCGCCACTCCCGGACACCCCGTCGCTCCCGGGCACCCCGGCTCCCCCGGCTCCCCCGGCTCCCCCGAGCCCGACATCTGCCTGGACGTTCCCATCCGGGTCGACGACGAGGTGTTCGGCAACCTCTACCTGGCGGACAAGTCCACCGGGCCGGTGACCCTCGAGGACGAACAGCTGGTGCGCCTGCTCGCCACGCAGGCCGGCATCGCGATCGCCAACGCCCGGCTGTACGAGACGGCCCGGCAGCGGGAGCGCTGGATCGAGGGTGCCGCCGCCGTCACCACCACCCTGCTCAGCGGCGGGGTCGGAGCCGACGCGCTGACGACGGTCGCCGAACGCGCCCGGATTCTCGCGGGAGCCTCGGCGGGGATCATCCTCAAGCCCACGGACGAGGGCGGCATGGAGATCGTGGTCGCCTCCACCCCCGGGGACCCCACCGGCATCGTGGGTACGACCATCGCGCCCGGCAGCCCCGTCCTCGAACAACTCCTCGGCGGGGAGCCGGTGTTCATCGAGGACTCGGCGACCGACCCGCGGATGACGACCCCTGTACGGTCCCGGTTCGGGCCGAGCATGATGCTGCCCCTGCAGACCGAGGGCCGGCTCATCGGCACGCTGGCCCTGCCGCGCGGGCGGGGCGACCGCCCGTACACGGAGGTCGAACGCCTGCTGGCCACCCAGTTCGCCTCACAGGCCGCGCTCGCCCTGGTCCTGGCCGACGCCCGGCACAGCCGTGAACTCCTCGCGGTGTACCAGGACCGCGACCGCATCGCCCGTGACCTGCACGATCTGGTCGTGCAGCGCCTCTTCGCGACCGGCATGATGCTGGAGTCGACCCAGCGCAGGAACGCAGCCCACGAAGACGGCGGTGACGGCGAGGCCGAGGAGGTGTCCGCGGCCCTCGGCCGTGCGGTCGACGAACTCGAGGCCACGGTCCAGGAGGTACGCACCGCGATCTTCGCGCTGCAGCAGCCGCCGGCCGACGCCCCCACCACCTTGCGCGGCAGGGTCCTGCGCGAGACGGCCGGCGCGGCGGCGGTCCTCAGGGTCCAGCCGTCCACCCGGTTCGCGGGCCCGGTGGAGAACCGGATCACCGAGCCGGTGGCCGGCCGGCTCCTCGCCGCACTGCGGCGCGCCCTGGCCGCCGCCTCGCGACGCCCCGGGGTGTCACGGATCGAGGTCGTCGTCGACGTGACGGTGACCCTGCCGGACGGCCGTCCCGGCGTCCGCCTGACGGTCCACGACGACGGCGCCCCGAACGGCGCCTCCGAGGCTTCGGGCACCTCGGCCGAAAACGCGCCGGGCGGCGGAGACGACATGGGCGCCCCCGGCACGGACGTCGTCTGGCAGTCACCGGTGTAGCGGCCCTCCACAGGTCAACCGAGCGCACAGCCGGATCACTTGACGTCGCTTCAGACCCTCCGTAGCCTCCCGATCAGTATCTGTACATGACCGAGATTCACATCCAGGAATACCGGGACGGGGTGGGCGGACATGGGTGGACGGCATGTGGTGGTCTCCGGCGGGGGTACGGGGATCGGGCTGGCGACGGCGGAGGTGTTCGCCGCAGACGGGGACCGGGTGGTGCTTCTGGGCCGCCGCGAGAACGTTCTGCGCAAGGCCGCCGACGCGCTGAACGAGCGGTTCGGGCCCGCGGCCGCGTCCTGGCACGCGGTGGATCTGGCGGACCCCGAACAGGTCGGCGCGGCCCGGGACTCCATCGTCGCGGACGGCACTCCGGTGGACGTCCTGGTCGCCAACGCGGGCGGCAACGCCGCCGTGGCGCACGACGGCAGCCTCGCCTCCGTCGCCGACAGCTACCGGCGCAACTTCGACGCCAACGTGCTGACCGCCGTCCTGCTCACCGAGGCGCTGCTCCCCCACGTGCGCCGCCCCGGGGGCCGCATCGTGCAGCTCTCCTCGATCGCCTCGCTGCGCGGCCCCGGCTCGTACGGCGGCTCGAAGGGCTGGATCAACACGTACACCTACGATCTCGCCCAGCGCGTGGGTTCCGAGGGCATCACCGTGAACGCGGTGGCCCCCGGCTTCGTCGGCGACACCGAGTTCTTCGGGGACCGCGCCACCCCGGAGTTCGTCGCCGCCCGCGTGGCCCAGTCCCTCACCGGGCAGCCCGGCCACCCCGCGCAGATCGCGGCCGCGATCCGGTACGTCGCGTCCCCGGAGGCGGCGTACCTGACGGGTCAGCTGCTGCACGTCAACGGCGGTGCGGCACTGGGCCGTTAGGGCCCGCCGCCGACGGACGGAGGAGCGGGCCCGCCGCCGACGGACGGAGGAGCGGGCCCGGCGCGGACGGGCGGCGGGGCCGGTTCCGCGGCGGAGGACGGACCTCGAGCTCCGCCGGACCGTACAACCATCCGCCACCGGTGCGGGCGCGGTCCTCGTCGTACGCCGCCGCGCGGCCCGGAACCGACGACCGGACCACACCCCGGACATGACACGGCCCGCCGGGCATCCGCCCGGCGGGCCGTGCTCTCCGCACGTACAGGTGAGTCGGTGCGGACGGGTCAGGGCGCGTGGATCAGTACGGCAGGAGACGTCCCGAGGGGGTCCTGCGGTCGATCGGCGTCTCGCGCGGAGCGGCGGGCCGCCGGTTGACGCGAATCCGGATCTGACGGTTCATGACCCCTCCTCATGACTGATGAGACCGGCGTCCTCGTCGACGCGCATAGACGCATGGTGCCCACGGAATCGCCCCTCCTACCCTCCGAGCAGGATGTTCTGTCACCCGCTGGATCGGCACGCCCCATCCCGACCTGTCCGACGCGACCGGCGTTTTCGGTTGTTCACGGCCGTTTGTCCGTGTTCACCTGGGGCGCATGAACAGCAGACACAGCGCGCGCGTCACGCAGTGGTGGGAAGCACTGGATCCCGCTGCACGGAAGGCCCTCCTCGATCTCCACCTGGTCGAGGGCGACAGACTGCCCGAGCAGTTCGTGCGGGGCCTCACGGACCACGGCATTCATCCCGTCCAGCACGAGGAGCCGGAAGCCGGGCACCTCGTGCCCGGGGAGCTGGTGGAGTTCCTCGCCGAACAGCGGTCCGCGAACACCTGACCGTCCGCCCCGCGGACCGAGACACCGACAGGCCGACAGGCCGACAGCGCGCGCGAAGACGCCGTCCGGCGGGCCCCGGGGACCACGATGCCCCCTCTCCCCGGTGGGGCCGCCGGACGGCGCCGATCCGCATGCCCGCGCCCGGACCGGGTCCCGTCGCCGCCCGTGTCCCATGCCCGTCCCAGCGGTGATGCGTTCCCGCAGGTCACATGCGTGGGACTGTCCCGACGTCCCGATCCCGATCAAGAGGATCCCCCGCGGGAACCGGCGCTGCCAGCATGGCGGCGGCTGGGGATTCCCGGCTCTGATCATCAGAGGGGGAACACCAGATGGGAACAAGGACGCTACTGCGGGGCCTGACCCTCGCCGTGGCAGCGGTCCTGCCCCTGTGCGGACCCGCGGCGGTGCAGGCGGCGCCGGCCGCGGCAGTCGCGGTCTGCGGGCACACGAGCGAACAGCCCACGCTGAAGCAGGGATCCACGGGGGACGCGACGGTCGAGGCGCAGTGCGAACTCGACCTGGCGACGAAGCCGAGCCGGTACACGCCGATCGCGACGGACGGCTCGTTCGGACCGGGGACGGAGACGCGGGTCAAGGAGTTCCAGCGGTGCGCCGGGCTGAGCGCGGACGGCGTGCTCGGCCCGCAGACCTGGGCAGCGCTGAACACCTGGGCCGCACAGCCGCACACCTGCGCGACCCAGGGCACGGCGGGCACGGCGCAGGCGACCGTGTGCGGCCACACCGACGCGCGCCCGACCCTCAAGAAGGGCACGAAGAGCGATGAGGTCAAGGAGGTCCAGTGCCGGCTGAACCTCGCCATGGAGCCGTTCCACTATCCGCCGCTGACCATCGACGGCGACTTCGGGGGCGGCACCGAGGACCGGGTCATCGAGCTCCAGCACTGCGCCAACCTCAGCGCCGACGGCACCGTGGGCCCGAACACCTGGGCCAAGCTGGTGGACTGGTCCAGCCGTAACGCGTACTGCACGCCGCCCCACCCCGCCGGTCACCCGATCGACGGTCTGGACACGGCCAAGTACCAGCACCCCGGCGGGGCGCCGATCGACTGGAAGGCCGTACGGGCCTCGGGTGCCGAGTTCGCGACGGTCAAGGCCACCCGGGGCATGAACGTCACGGACGAATACCTCGCCACAGACCTCGAGGGGGCCAGGACGGCAGGGCTGGCCGTGGCGCCGTACCACTTCTACACGGGCACGGCGGCCGACACGGGTGCCGCGCAGGCCGACCGGTTCATCGCCGCGGTGCGGGCGACCGGCTACACGGGGAAGCGGGCGGGCGACCTGCCGCCGATCTTCGACCTGGAGCGCATGGACGACGGCAGCGGGCGCTGTCCCACCTACGGCACGGTGGCCGACGCCAAGGCCTGGCTCGACCGGGTGGAGAGCGCCTTCGGCCGGGTCCCGATGATCTACACCCAGAAGTCCTTCCTGGACGACTGCATGGGGTCGACCACCGCCTTCGCCCGGTATCCGCTGCAACTCGCCGACTACCGCCAGTCGATCACCCAGCCGCCGGTGCCGAACGGCTCGACGACCTGGGCGATGTGGCAGTACACCGACGCCGCGATCTTCCCGGGCGTCCGGGCGCCGGCGACCGGGGACGTGTTCAACGGCACCCAGGCCGATCTGGACCGGCTGGCCAACCGGTGATCCCGGACGTATCGACGTATCGAGGAGGACCCGCATGACCGGCCGATTCGCCCGCGCGTCCCTCGTCGCGCTGCTCGTCGCCCTGGGCTTCACCGTTCCGGCGCCCGCCTCGGCCGCCCCCGCCGCTGCCGCCGCCACGAGCTGTTACGGCGGCGCGGTCACGGTGCACTACGGGGAGGTGCGCGACTTCGGCCCGTACGTGACCACGAGCCGCTGCACGGACATCAACATGCGGATGACCGGCGGCGACGCCGAGTTCGGCTGGGCCTGCGTGCAGTTCGCGAGGGCCGGCGCCTGCAACTACTGGACCAAGATCGGCCGGAGCTGGACGACCATCGCCACCGACGTCCTGAACGGAACCAGGTTCACCGTGCCCAACGGCGTCGACCTGGAAGGCAGTTCCGCCACCTTCCAGATCGCCTTCTGACCCCCTCACCCACCTCACCGAACGGAGACCACCATGATCAAGACCAGGGCGCTCGCCTCGGCTCTCATCACCGTGGCCGCATTGCTGGGAGCGGGTGCCGCGCCCGCCGCCGCACAGTCCTCGGCCGCGGCGACCAGCTGCTACGGCGGCGCGAAGAACCTGAACTACCGCTACCAGGTGGGACCCAAGGAGTACGGCTCCTACACCACGTCCTCACGGTGCGGTGACATCAACATGCGGCTCACCACGGACGACGGGGTGTTCCTGTACGCCTGCGTGGTGTTCGTCGACCACACCGACAAGTGCAACCACGACAACACGTACTCCCTCCACGGCACCTCGTGGGCGACCGTCGCCACCGACGTCAAGGACGGCACCCGCTTCGTCCTGCGCGTCGGCCCCTATGACACCGACGCGCAGAACGTGGACTTCCAGCTCGCCTACTGACCTCTTTCCGCTCCTTCTCGCACCACCGTTCCGAAAGGACGACGATGACCTTCCTCTTCCGTTCCGCCGGCGGCCGCTCCGCCGGCAGCCGCCCGCTCGACCGCCGCAGCATGCTGCGCGGCACGCTGGCTGTCGGCGCCGGCCTGGCGTTCGGCCCGCTGCTGTTCTCCGGTACCGCGCAGGCCTACTCGTGGTCGCGCACCATGAAGCAGGGCGACAGCGGCGCCGACGTGCTGGAGCTGCAGATCCGGGTCTCGGGCTGGGCGGCCAACAGTGCGAGCCAGACCCGGGTCGGCCTGGACGGCGACTTCGGTCCCGGCACGGCCGCGGCCGTCAAGCGGTTCCAGGCGGCGTACGGTCTCGACGACGACGGGATCGCCGGTCCGAACACCCACGCGAAGCTCAACGCGCTGGAGCAGTCGGACGGCTCCACGGCCCACTTCAATTGGAGCGAGTTCTACGACCAGGCGAGCGGCAACTTCAACGGCGGCAAGGTGAGCGCGGCGCAGGTGAAGGAGAACGCCCGACGCTGCATGTACAAGCTGGAGGCGCTGCGCAAGAAGCTCGGCGACAAGCCGATCACGGTCAACTCCGGCTTCCGCAGCATCGAGCACAACGCCGACATCGGCGGGGCCAG includes:
- a CDS encoding sensor histidine kinase, whose product is MTDPAPGLTPLLEAVLSVGTELELRATLQRIVDAAAELTGARYAALGMRDPGRDGLVRIRTASPHIPETGPRPEEPEAPEEPKAPEEPETQGSSGSSGAPGHPVTSGPPATPGHPVAPGHPGSPGSPGSPEPDICLDVPIRVDDEVFGNLYLADKSTGPVTLEDEQLVRLLATQAGIAIANARLYETARQRERWIEGAAAVTTTLLSGGVGADALTTVAERARILAGASAGIILKPTDEGGMEIVVASTPGDPTGIVGTTIAPGSPVLEQLLGGEPVFIEDSATDPRMTTPVRSRFGPSMMLPLQTEGRLIGTLALPRGRGDRPYTEVERLLATQFASQAALALVLADARHSRELLAVYQDRDRIARDLHDLVVQRLFATGMMLESTQRRNAAHEDGGDGEAEEVSAALGRAVDELEATVQEVRTAIFALQQPPADAPTTLRGRVLRETAGAAAVLRVQPSTRFAGPVENRITEPVAGRLLAALRRALAAASRRPGVSRIEVVVDVTVTLPDGRPGVRLTVHDDGAPNGASEASGTSAENAPGGGDDMGAPGTDVVWQSPV
- a CDS encoding SDR family NAD(P)-dependent oxidoreductase, with the protein product MGGRHVVVSGGGTGIGLATAEVFAADGDRVVLLGRRENVLRKAADALNERFGPAAASWHAVDLADPEQVGAARDSIVADGTPVDVLVANAGGNAAVAHDGSLASVADSYRRNFDANVLTAVLLTEALLPHVRRPGGRIVQLSSIASLRGPGSYGGSKGWINTYTYDLAQRVGSEGITVNAVAPGFVGDTEFFGDRATPEFVAARVAQSLTGQPGHPAQIAAAIRYVASPEAAYLTGQLLHVNGGAALGR
- a CDS encoding GH25 family lysozyme, whose translation is MGTRTLLRGLTLAVAAVLPLCGPAAVQAAPAAAVAVCGHTSEQPTLKQGSTGDATVEAQCELDLATKPSRYTPIATDGSFGPGTETRVKEFQRCAGLSADGVLGPQTWAALNTWAAQPHTCATQGTAGTAQATVCGHTDARPTLKKGTKSDEVKEVQCRLNLAMEPFHYPPLTIDGDFGGGTEDRVIELQHCANLSADGTVGPNTWAKLVDWSSRNAYCTPPHPAGHPIDGLDTAKYQHPGGAPIDWKAVRASGAEFATVKATRGMNVTDEYLATDLEGARTAGLAVAPYHFYTGTAADTGAAQADRFIAAVRATGYTGKRAGDLPPIFDLERMDDGSGRCPTYGTVADAKAWLDRVESAFGRVPMIYTQKSFLDDCMGSTTAFARYPLQLADYRQSITQPPVPNGSTTWAMWQYTDAAIFPGVRAPATGDVFNGTQADLDRLANR
- a CDS encoding D-Ala-D-Ala carboxypeptidase family metallohydrolase; translation: MTFLFRSAGGRSAGSRPLDRRSMLRGTLAVGAGLAFGPLLFSGTAQAYSWSRTMKQGDSGADVLELQIRVSGWAANSASQTRVGLDGDFGPGTAAAVKRFQAAYGLDDDGIAGPNTHAKLNALEQSDGSTAHFNWSEFYDQASGNFNGGKVSAAQVKENARRCMYKLEALRKKLGDKPITVNSGFRSIEHNADIGGASDSMHLYGTAADLDVPGVATKTVYQKAETCGFSGLERYTVDHQHVDSRADLGRDWWWESGTV